The window CTATTTCGCGAATCGGTTTATCGTTCAGGTTATCATCAACCACGCGCATTTTTACTCCCGGTATCGGCAGCCCGATTGAGCCAGGTTTACGTTTCCCTCCCAGCGGATTCAGTGAGACTACCGGTGAAGCTTCTGATAAACCATATCCTTCATAAATCGGAATCTTAAACCGTGATTCAAATAATTCCATAACTTTTAAGGGCAGCCCAGCGCCACCGGAAATACAATATTTTATTCTGGATAAATCGAACGCAGTGTTCGGTTCCGCTTTCGCGAGTGCTAGATACATTGACGGCACCGCCGCTAATACGGTTATTTTCTCTTTTTCCATTAGTTTAAGAGCTAAGTCCGGTCGGAATACTTTCATCGGGACAACTGTTGCACCAGACAATAAAGGTGTTAACATACATACCGTTGCGGCAAACGAATGGAATAACGGCAGAATACAGAGAAACTTATCATTTTCAGTGCTTTGAATAACCTGGATACATGATTCGGTATTCGCGAGCAGATTCCGATGTGTTAACTGCGCTCCTTTCGGGTTGCCGGTTGTTCCGGAGGTATAGATTATTACCGCTACGTCAGTTTCATCTATTTCCGGGACAAGATATTCTTGTTCAGTGGCAATAGATTTACTCGGAGAAATAATAACTAGATTTGGTATCTGCGTTTTTATCGTATCAGCGATTTGCTGGAATAAAGAAGAGGTTATCAATCGAGATATATTTGCATTCTGGAGAACAAACAAGATTTCTCGCGGAACCGCCATTGTTTCTATCGGAACTACCGTCGCACCGGTTGCTAGAATTGCGAAATAGCTGATAATAAACTCGGCGCTATTTTCCATTAATAACGCGATTCGTTCCTGCGGTTTTATCCCGAGCTGACGCAGTTCTTTCGCAACCCCGAGAATCCGCAACCAGAGCTGTGTATAGGTCAATTGCTCAGATTCATAGTTGATTGCGACGGTATTTCCTTTTGCACGACAACTTTGTTGTAACCGAATTGGAAGATTCATAAGTGTATCCCATTAGTGAGATTTACTCGCAGTATAGGAAAAGGTTACGGTAAAAAAACATATTTTCCTAATTCCGGAGTATCGCTACTTCTTAAATTTAGCATAGATTCAGCCTTCGGTCAATGAAAATGATGAATATTATATTCAAAACTATTCTAGCTTATATGCAGTTTTTATAGTAAATAAATTTCATTTCGACGAGTAATTTTATTTTGTATAAGCAA is drawn from bacterium and contains these coding sequences:
- a CDS encoding long-chain fatty acid--CoA ligase gives rise to the protein MNLPIRLQQSCRAKGNTVAINYESEQLTYTQLWLRILGVAKELRQLGIKPQERIALLMENSAEFIISYFAILATGATVVPIETMAVPREILFVLQNANISRLITSSLFQQIADTIKTQIPNLVIISPSKSIATEQEYLVPEIDETDVAVIIYTSGTTGNPKGAQLTHRNLLANTESCIQVIQSTENDKFLCILPLFHSFAATVCMLTPLLSGATVVPMKVFRPDLALKLMEKEKITVLAAVPSMYLALAKAEPNTAFDLSRIKYCISGGAGLPLKVMELFESRFKIPIYEGYGLSEASPVVSLNPLGGKRKPGSIGLPIPGVKMRVVDDNLNDKPIREIGEIAVQGDNVMLGYLGLPEITEQTIRNNWLLTGDLGYQDEDGYFYIVDRKKEMILVRGLNVYPREVENVLYSHPEVLEAAVIPVQDERSGEVPKAVVVLKTPGAVSESDLIAFCRDKLSAYKVPKYIEFRESLPKTSSGKILKRALV